Within the Fibrobacter sp. genome, the region CGGATTTAACGACAATATCGCAAATGCTATACAATTCCTTATCGATATGCCTGATAAAACGCAGCACGAGTCATATCCGGTTGCTAACATAAAGCAAATAATCAAACAAATGCAAGATAACAATACATTGGCAGATATAAGCGCAAATGGCACAGTAATCGAGAAAATTTGCTTGTCGAAATCGAATAATACACTAAGTGAATTTAACAAATGGGTAACAGCAATCAAAAATGCTGGTATCGATTTGTCAACCGCAGATGCAAGCATAATTGACTTTGTTAAAAAACTAAATGCCACCGATGATTTAACTAAAAAATCGACACAGACTGAGCTGGGCAAATTATTGAAACAATCGACGCCCCCACTGGCGCCAGCAAACCCAACACCACCAGTAAATCCACAAACGAAGACTGTAAAGTTAGCAGATTTGTTTAACACCGATATCAAATCAAATCCGAGTTTCGTCAAAGCCATTACCGAATACATGAGGAAGCATGGCAATACAACCGGAGAAATAACAGGTACACAGGATGAAATAAACGTCATTGTAACAGAAATTCGCAACTTGGCTAATCAAAATAATCCTACGGGTACAATTCAGACACCGGTAAAGCCTGTAACGCCTGCAGTTCAACCGCAGCAAACCAATCCTACTGCGCCAGTTGCACCAACAACACCTACGGCACCGGCTACACCGGCTGCGCCAGTTGCTCCGACAGCCCCAACATCGCCAGCAGCTCCAGCAGCTCCGGCAGCTCCAGCAGCTCCGGCCGTACAGTCTCCGTCTGCACCCGCATCTCAGACCGGTACACAGCCTGCATCAATCCCGGCCCCGGGTCCTGCAAACCAGACAACAAGTCCAGACCCACGCACAACATATCAACCTGTATATGATGCGATTAAAGCACATGCAATGTCTCCACAACAGGCTGACCTAGCATCAACTATGGCAGATGATATTTTTATGCACCCCGGTCATGATGCTGATGCATATTTCAAATTGGTGAACATGACCAGTTCGATGTACCCGGTAATTTTTGACCTACTGGATAAAGCGGACCCTGCCAATGGACATAAAGAAACTATGGCGCCATCTGAAGCCAATACCAATGATTTGAGTACGGTCGAGTTCATAAATAATCCAATGAGCCAGCACAAACCGAAACGCAAATTATTCACCGATTTTACAAAACCGGCAGGCATGACGATGGGTTCAGCTGACATCTGGGACGCACCAATAATCGAATCAATGGGTTTCCCATTTGTCAACTTTAGTAACGAAACAGTCCGTGACGTACTCACCGGTGACGACAAGGCCAAAAAATCGGCATACAACAAGCTAAAGTCGATACTGAAGGACATCAATATTGCCAACAAGCATGTCGGTGGTATTTTTGACTTCTTTACCGATAAGCCAATCAAGCTTCTCAAGGAATTTGCCGGAAAGGGTAACCGTTGTAAGCCTAATTGGCTCAGAGTAGAGACTAACGATCTTAACTCAGCATCACCGGATTCACTGATAATGGTCACCCCGATCAAGCAGTTTACACGAAAACTGGAATACAATAAACCACAGCAGGTTACAATGACTATGCTAACCCAGTTCTACAAGCTTCTCGACGTTGACGCCATTCTAAAAGCAGACCCGTCCATCATCAAGAAATACATGGGCATGACTGTCGACGAGCTGGCCAACCAGTATGAAGCAAACGGTAATCAAATGCCGTACTATCTGCTTTATCCGAAGCTCGGGAATGGCATAAGCTACGAAATATACGATAAGTCTACGGGATCAATATTCAGTTCCATCTTCAGAACAAAACAGAACTGCAAGGCAGTAAAAGTCAAGTTCAAGGGACATGATGGCCGATTCATAATGCCCAAAAGCGTAGCAAATGCACTATACACAGAAACTTAAAAAATAGCACCGGATTTCCGGTGCTTTTTTAATTATCATGACCTGTATTTATTGGGGCAAACATTATAAACTTAGGTAAAACTACCTAAGGGCTATTATGAAAGACAATACCTTACAGAAACTGATTGTTGGTTCAACACGTTCCTGTGGCGACGAAATTACAATCGAAGGCTATGATCCTCAGTATCATGCAAGTATCCGTTCTATCATGGAATCGGTTGATCAGAAAAAACTGAATATCGTCATCGATGAATGTGATGATGCATCTAACCCGGGTTTCCGAATCACGGCGGTGAATGAATCTACTGATATGGTAAATGTCATTCGTAATATTCTAGAAGCAGAATCATCCGTAGTCAGCGTATCTCAAGAAGATATAAACGCCGGCAAGGAAAAACTAGCTCGTCTAAAAGACAGTATTGCCAAAGCTGAAGCAAAAGAACTAAATCTTGATACGGCAAAAAAGTTAAATATGGAGTTTACGCCAGCAATACATAAAGCACTATACACTACCTTAAATCACGGTGATAGCGAAGCACACGATATTAGCAATGAAATCACCACGCTATATAATCAAAAATGGGCCCCATTGTATCGTCAAATCACCGACACTACACCGTCCAAACAGACATCAATACAGGCGGTCAAACAAGAAATCATCTCCATTAAGAATGAGGTTGACAATAACGCACTAAATGAACCGGAAGCAGAATCCAAAATTGAAGATATTGTCAATAATCAATCATCTGATTCTAGTAAAAAAACTATTTTGGCCGCACTTTCTAAGCTTGCTAAAAAGGCTTCCGAAAAGGCTTCCAACACAAAATCAAAGTTTGGCACAGTACTTCAAAACGTTGTTGCCAAATTTAACCAAAATGATGCCGACGAGCTAGACTATAACACTAATGACGATGGCGTTACAGCGAAAGATTTTATCGATTCGGTCCAAGACACAATCAAAGCGATTGATTATGCAAAGAATACCGACGACTTAGACAATTACGTAAGTAATTTGGAACTCCAATCGTGGGAAGCTGAAGCGAAAAAAACAGACAATGTCGATCTTCAGCAAGCTATTGACAAAGTCAAGGCAGCAATCGAACAAAAGCATAATAAGTTTGTTGCTAAAGAAGGTAAACAAGCTAACATCGCTAACATCAGGCTAGATGATCCGCAGGATGATACAGTAGACGCAGAAACCAAGCAAACTGCCGGCGGCAATGCACAATCTGAACAGGCAAATCAGCAAGAAGACCAATCATTTAAACAAATGGTTGAACAACTCGGCAATAAAATCGAAACACATGAAGGATCATCTGAAGACCAAATTGATCAGGATTTCATTGATTCGTTCAACGCAAAAGCTGATCAAATCGTTGGTGAAATTTCGCAAAAAGTACATACCGAAGAACAGCTAAAAGACGCTATCGAAGGTTTTAAAAATCTTAATAAAATCATTTCAGAAGAAGGAGCATACGCACCAATGAACCCAGCATTGCAGAAAATCAACGGCGCAATACAGCAGAAATCCGCTGACCTAAATAAGGCAAATAATAACCCTCAGGACCAAAAAGCTGCCGAACCAAAGGTTGACGAGATCACGCCTACCGAAGAAACACCCGAGGAATTAGTTAAGCCTACTGACGACACACCTGCAGAAGAAAACCCAGTCGAGCCAAAGGTTAACGAAACCAAGCCTACCGAAGGCAAAATACCCGAGGAAACAGTCAAGCCAGCTGGAGACAAACCTGCAGAAGAAACTAAGGTAGCAGAGACAAAGGAACCTGCTAAAAAGGAAGAACCTGTTAATATCGAACCACCGGCATCATCTGAACAACCGGCGCCGGAAAAAGCCTATGAACCAAATGAGTTCGATGAAACATACCCAGCGATATCAAAAGCAATCAAGCGTATGTCAGCCGGCAATGTAGACACAATGAATGATCTACGAGACAAGATCCAGAACAGCAAGGTATTGGAAAATGACGAATGGAAAAACGCCACCAATAATTTCACCGACAGTGCGCTTGTCGCCCAGAAGCTGATCCCGACCATCGCAAAGCATTTCGGAATCACACTGAATCGTTCAGTGGATAATGAAGGCAACCTTCACGAAGAATCGTCTAGCCAAACAGTAAAGCACGGACGTTTCGTTGTGCCACAGGGTTGGAACAAACAGCCTGAAGATTACGGTCAGGCTGCAGTGGTAACCCAGTTTGGTTTACCTATGCTAAATCTTGATTCCGAAACCATCAAAGACCTGAATAGGGAAGATTTCGATAAGGACCTCATGAAGGACTTTATCAAGGAATATCACCCGACCGCTATTGCAAATGCACTTGGAACCGGCAAAGGAAAAGCTCACCAGCGCTTGATGGCAATCCTTCAGTGCAAGGGTAAGCCATACATTCACCGAATGATCCGTGTAGACAATCCGGAATCAATCGGTGGTGAAAATTCAAGTAAAGTCACTTGCCGTCCAATTGACGAACGTGCCAAGATGGAATCCATCAACAACATCGTCGCCGCATTGGTAGAAGCAACGGCAGGACAGCACAAGGGAATCATCCTTGAAGCCGCCGAACGCACCCCGAACCGCAAATATCTTGAAAGTTTTGCCGGTTCCCGTGTGAACGAACTGATTGAATCATTCCGTGCAAACCCGGATACGGCATTGCTGGAAGCATTTGTGTATCAGAAACAGGATGAACTAGAAGCAGCATTTGATAGTAACCCAATGTTTGAAGCATTCTGGAGTGGATCACAATCTGGTTCCGTAAGCAGTGCATTCAAGGGACCTGTCGACGTAGAACTCGGCTATCTTCGCCAATTCTATACAGTAGCAATCGCATCGCCAAACCGTGAATCCGAAAAGAACCTGTACCTAAAATACTTGACCGCAGAAGATATCGCTAAGATGAAGGAATCGCTCGGAATCAAGCAGGAAGAAAACAAGAACAAGGAAGAACTGCTCAAGATGTACTTGGGCAAGAATAACAACATTCCTCCATATTACTTGCTGATTCCACGTAAGAATCCCCGTGACTTCCTCCGTATTACCAACAAGGCGGTACTCCGTGGCTATTACGTCGTAAAGCATCGTCAAGGTGGAAAGGGAGGCCATTTCGGCGCCTACTTCATCAAGGATGATTGGAAGAAGAACATGTTTGCATTGGGTTAATCTATGCAGAAAAATTTGCTGTTATCACAATTAAGCCGATATCATGCTATGCTAGAAGCCACCGCAGCCCAGTTAAGGGCTGCCGGTGACGACAGCAAAAAGCACGACATTTCATGTAATCTGGTCGGGGTATCCCCTGATCCATCAGGAAACGCCGTCCTCGAATGGAATGCTTCATCGGAATCGAACCCAAACGGCACACCACACAAGGTATATATCGATCTCATAACTAAGCCCGGTACAACCTTGTTTTCTCTTGCGCAGGGAACGACAAAGATGTCCGACAAGCAGCAAATCATCAGAAATGCCGATGTAAAGTATTTCTGTACCTGTAAGGACTTCCAATATGGCGGTCCTTGGTACAATGCAACCCATATAACGAACAGTCTATCCGAAGGTCATACCCCGGAAACAGGCGAATCGGACAGTAGTCGAAATACACCGCCAGACAAGCGAGATCCGGAGCGCAAGCATCTGTATTGCAAGCATGTCAAGACGGTTTTCACACTTCTAGGTACAAATACGCTAACTATCATGAAGATGGCCAAGAATACTGTCGTTCAGCCGCCAAAGCCTGAACAAGCAAAACAAGCCGCTCAGGCGGAACAGTCTGAACCAAATAAGCCTGTACCGCAAACAGACCCGGCCGATCGCACCGCATCAATGACTGAGGATGAATCCAAGCAAGTTCTAAACAAGCTCGGAATGATAGAATCACAGGTAAAGACACCTGAAATCCAAAAGGGACTTGATGACATGGCGGCAAACATTGAACCGGGCCAGATGACCGATGATGTGAAAAACGCTCCATTAAAAGGTCTAGTTCCCTATGATGAGCCTGATTATGTCGCTAAACAACGTGAGGAGGACGACGCAATGGATACCCAAGAACAAAAACCGTATAGCCAGTTCCCGGATTATGAAATGGATGCATCAAACTCCATGTTCGATGTTCCGCTTGATGATGACGAGGAAACTAATCCTCCGGCGCCATAGTGACTAATTCGCAGGGTGTCAAGTACGTATTATAATTCCATTGATACGTACATCCCACGAAAACACCACCAATCAAATCACGCAGAATCCTAACTGCGTGGTTTTTTGTAATCATACGGATAATATCCATATAGATCTTATCGCATTGTGAACGACCAAACGCATTAAATCCCGATCCGGCATAAAGACCGGCAAGCAGGAAAGACGCACAATTATAGTCCTTAGACCCACATTCAGGGAATAACAAGCCCATAAATGAAGGGAATGGCGATCCACTTATCGTAAACCCCTTATGGATAGTAAAATGGAACGTATCAACCATATTATGATGTCCAAACGATAAATTCAACCCAACCTCAAGGTCTTCAGTCAATTTATACCCGTCAGCAACCTTTACCATGGCCAGCTTAGAAAATTCATAGGATTGTACACTGTAAATTTCGTCATCTTCGGATAAATCAAAGTCGTTCATAAAAACCCACTGGCAATCTGTAAAAGTTTATTATGAAACTAGATCAAAAAAAGGGTTGGCAAACGCCAACCCGTAAATATTCTTATGACCTGCAAATTATGCAAACGGATTTTGTAAATTTTTATTTGCAATGGCGGCAAGTTCTGCCACGGCCATATCATACCTCTCATCAACTTCTTCATCAGTCATGTCTTCCGGATTCACGACGCTAGATTCATGTAGGACATCGAATGCTTCGCAAATCGTGTTCACTACAGATTCCATCTTTTCGCTGCCATCACTTAGGCGATTGACATAAGACTTAAACAATGCATTATCCATAAAACCACCATAGGTTATTTTACATAAGTTTATAATGCAGCGGATAGGTTTTCGCCTGACATAGCATAATCACGTTCCATTTCACGATAAATGGACTTCTCAGTGTATTTGACATACTCCCACGACTAAAGTCGTGGGATTCTGGGAGTTGCTACGGTGAGCAACATATCCCAAAGGTAGATGCCCCTACCTTACATAAGTTTCGAGCGGCATTCAGGTCTCTATCGTGATGACATCCGCAAACGGGACAAGTCCATTCACGAATAGATACATCCTTTAATAGATGATTCTGATAACCACATTCACTACATAGCTGACTAGAAGGATAGTATTTATCGGCATACATAACGGTCTTACCAGTCTTGTGTGCCACATACTCCAGTATGTTCAAGAAAGTGTTGAACCCGAAGTCATACATCGACTTCTTGTACTTCTTGGACATATTAGCTAAGTCTAGCGTCTCGAATACCATCACATCGTAGTCACGGCACATTTGCCGTGCCAGCTTCCAGTGCATGTCCAAACGCTGATTAGCCACCTTCTCATATAGCTTCTGCAATGTACGCAGCGAACCTCGTTTTCCTTTAGACCTACGGTATTTCTCCGATAAGTTCCTTAAAGAATTGAGGTTTTTTCGCAGTAGCTTTGACATACTACAATCATCACCATTAGAGGAAACCAAGAAGTCATGTAGACTGAAGTCGAAACCAACGATTTCACCCGATTTAGTCCATTCTTCGTATACTACTTCTTGCTCTACGACAATGTATATGTAGAAGCCATTACTTTTACGCTTGACGGTCAAGGTCTTGACCTTGCCATTAAAATCCCTACTATTCCAATAGGGAAAATCTTTTTTGCCTATCTTAACACGATTAAAATCATGAAACTTATATCCAGCTTGCTTGGTCGTGAACGACCTATACTTCGCAGTTTTCTGGAAATGCGGTGGATTAGTCTTCTTACCAGCCTTTAGATTGGCGAAGAACAACCGATATGCTCGGTCTATCCTGTCCGTGATGTCTTGAATTGCTTGTGAAGGAACCTCATTCCACTCTGGATAGTGTTTCTTTGACTTCGTGAGATGTTTCTGCAACTGATACTTGTTCAACATCTTATGATAGATGCTATAGTACCTACGGTGCAGAGCAATGCAATGGTTATATATCCGACCAGCAATAACAAGTATGTTGTCGAGATACTTCAAGTCATCCCGATTGTACAGCTTGTACTTGTATGTCTTCAATTCAACCATAGGCAACAAGAAATGCCAGTTAGACGCTTATTGTGGTGGTTAGCATCCAACTGGCACTCAAAGTCCGTTCTTGATATACGATAACCACCACGAAATCGCATATACTAGAAGTTTATAACATTTACAATTTAGATTTCTGGTCTTCTATGTATTTTGTGACCGTTTGCTGGCTAATATGTCCAACGGTTTCGCAATAATAGGAACGAGTCCATAATGATTTCATACTAGCCAACAATTGAAATTCTTGCCTCAATATCCTAGAACTATACCCTTTCAGTCCCTGTACTACATTTGCGATTGACTTAGTTGGCGGACATTTGATGAATATGTGGATGTGGTCTGGCATTACTTCCATAGTATCTATTGTACACGCCATTTCAGTAGCCTTCGCTACCAAAATCTCCTTCAGCCTAGTTTCTATAGAGCCACGAAGATATTTTCGCCTATATTTTGGACACCATATCACATGATATCCTATGTTATATACACAAGTTGCCGAACGATTCCATCTAGCATTCATATCTCAAATATAATACATTCATAAACTAGCTGCAAGGTTCGCATCATCCCACGGCTAAAGCCGTGGGCTTTCGGTTCAGCGTAAGATTACCCATAGCCTGATCATAGGCTTCATATTCGATTTCGGTCATCGTCGGAATTCCAAGGAAATGCAGTTCACGATCAACCAGAGCCTTAACCTTATCAGTATATTCCATTGGAACCATGATAGAATCATGCACAGTGCAGAAATGGCAACCAATCTCGGACTTGATCTTCGGGCAGATTACATTGAACACGAATACGCTTTCAGTCTTCTGCAGTTCATGGGCCAATGCCTTGTAATTGTTATGCTTGATAGCGTTGATACATTTAGTCAGTACAGGGAATTCAGTCTTCCAAACCTCTCGAATCAACCTGCGCATTTCCTTGGTATCGTTCGGGTTATATGCCTTACCAAACAGATACTCCATGAACCCCTTCTTGGCTTCCTTTCTAGTAATTTCACGGCCGGCTACAGAGGACATCCCTTCAGCAAAAAACTCGTAGATCCTTCCATTAGACAGCAGATGTTCATATTTCTGCAATTCATTGAACCAATCCCACATCACGGTATCATAGTTATAGTCATTCCAGAACGGGACCAAATTCACAAAGGTCAATGCTTCCAGATCAGATTCAGCGGTAAAATGGCCAGCCTTATTATAGCACAGATTCAGCAAACTATATAGACCTGCAGCCTGCGAAGACTTAATATCAACCTCGCCAATTCTAGATCCATCACAACGCATAGACGCCAGACGAATCTCACGCTTCAAGCTGGTGACATTAGTATGAATTCGGCCATACTGGTCATGCTTGACATACAATGCATTCTCATCGGTCTTGGCATTATCAAATCGCTTCTTCTTCTGGCGTTCGATGTTTTCCTTATAGGAAGACATTCCTTTCTGTCGCAAAGACGCAATAGTATCGTCAAATGCCTTCTCATCTATAGTAAAATGTTCCAGTTCCTCATGACACATGGCCACAATAGGGTCGTTCATGTGTCTTTGCTTGATTTCACCCAAGAACTTACCCCATTTACGAATCAAACGAGGTGTCTTGATCTTAACTGCACGCATCTTGCCAATAACACGGGCAGACCCATCAACTTCCTTCTTGTTAATGCGGGATTCGACAAAATCCTTGTAATAGCGAGCATATTCAGGTTTTAGCCAAATAGCCTTGCACAATCCCTTAGTATCGCATGAACTGACAACATACCCATTGCTTCTACCTATGAATCCAGCTGATTCGAGGAACTGCAGCACTTTGGTATAGTTATTACCTATAACATTCTTCAACACCACTGCAGAAACATTAACACACCAATGAGCAAATGGAACCTTAGATCGGCTAACCCCTTCAGAAATCTTAATAACATCAAGTCGTTCCATCAATCCATGGGTCACTATAGCCAGTGTAATCACACAGGATTCATAAAATTCTGCTGAAATCTGCTCAAAATCGTAAAATTTACGCAAATCAGTAGATATCAGGTCAGGAAGAACAAACTTAAAAGTAGAAGCAGGGTCAGTCATGTTAGCCCAAAGATAATAATCAACACTTAAGCTGTCAAGAGTTTATGAAAGATTGAAACGAAAACTATATCAAAATATCAAACTAAAACATCAAACCATCTATCAACCTATCCAAACTATTGACAAAGATCAACCAAACAACCAACCATCCCACCCCTCAAACAAAACCAAATAATTGTTTCCAGAAGACAAAGGTAATAAAGAATAAACCAAAATCCAAACCAAAGGACAAAGGAAGATAGTCGACTATCCTATCCAGTCTAGCGAAGCAAACCAAATAATTGTTTCCAGTTTGACAATAAGGAAGGAGTTTACTATTATATATGTATATTGATTAAGAGGTTTACTATGGGAGTGATTGCCAGACATTTGGACATTATCTGCATGGACTTGCATTCGTTGGATGGATACAAGGTTGGGAATAGGCCGGGTATGGCAGTGGATATGTGGCCAGTCTATAGTAATGAAAATCCTGAAGGGGTATGGAAAATACTCCGTATGATGACCTTGGTGCGTCCGAATTATAACCCTGAATATGTGTGTAATGAAGCTGTCCCGTATTTCTTGGGTGCTTTGGACCATAAGATTACGCATGACATGAATGAATTGCTGGATGGGGTAGACGTAAAGTCGATTGGGGATATCAGGGAGGCGTTGTTCTATTCTGGTAAGCGAGTTAAGCCTGAAAATGTGTTCTTTCAGACCCAGTGCCAGTATCAGCATCACAAACATTACAATCTTCTTACAGGAATGGACCATAAGGATGTGACCGCTGGGATGGTTGATCAGGGATCGACTGTTCCGGTTGACTCGGACTTGAGGTTCTGGTTCATTACACCTGAGGCGTATAATCCGGCTATTTTTGGTGATCGTAGTGATGAAAGCTGTGATAAGGCTGCTGAATATTATAATGGCCGTGGGTGTGTTGCCTTGTTCAATGATATGGTTGTTCCTCAAGTTCCCGTCATGAGGGGGAATTATGACGGTAGTTCGATTTAAGTATTATGACCAAGTCGATACGTATGTGAGCATAGAGGGATGTGATGCCAAGGAGTATCGCAAGGTAAATAATTTTATTTATACGTCCATGACGTTCTATGATACGAAGAAGGCGCATGGATGGGAGGTTCAGGAAGGGTTTTGCGATGCGTCTGAGCATTTTTACGATAACCATACCAATTTACTGCCGATAGGATTGATTCCGAGGGTTAGTAAGTTGTTAAAGACACGTTTAGGGTGTTCGATCAGGCTGGATGATGAAATCCATAAGATGTACATTCCACCAAAGGGTCTGGTTACTGAGCATGATGTTCGTGCCTATGCAGCCACATTGAAGCTGCATAACCGTGAAAAGGGGTTCGAGATTAAGCCGTATCTGCATCAGTACAAGTTGGCTGAGCGTGCGTTGAATGGACGCCGAATTTCGCTATTGGCATGTACAAGTGCTGGTAAGTCGCTGTCTATGTGCATTATT harbors:
- a CDS encoding transposase — translated: MVELKTYKYKLYNRDDLKYLDNILVIAGRIYNHCIALHRRYYSIYHKMLNKYQLQKHLTKSKKHYPEWNEVPSQAIQDITDRIDRAYRLFFANLKAGKKTNPPHFQKTAKYRSFTTKQAGYKFHDFNRVKIGKKDFPYWNSRDFNGKVKTLTVKRKSNGFYIYIVVEQEVVYEEWTKSGEIVGFDFSLHDFLVSSNGDDCSMSKLLRKNLNSLRNLSEKYRRSKGKRGSLRTLQKLYEKVANQRLDMHWKLARQMCRDYDVMVFETLDLANMSKKYKKSMYDFGFNTFLNILEYVAHKTGKTVMYADKYYPSSQLCSECGYQNHLLKDVSIREWTCPVCGCHHDRDLNAARNLCKVGASTFGICCSP